The genomic region GCATGGCAAAATACGTATAAACTATATTCCTTAACGACCGACTAATGGTCACATTATGCTTTACTACTAAATCATAGATATAAGATAGTTCGGCATTTGGCACATTAATATGGTTCTTTCCAGAGTTAGTTGATTTAATATAAAAGTATGGTATAATGAAAAAGTATTAAACAAAAGAAAAGAGGTAATTTTATGGATGAGTTTATTAAGCAGTTAGATCAAAATCTAGACTACATTTGTCATGAAATAATTAATGGCAGATGCTATATAACAGTAGCTTCCAACCGTAAAGAAGTAATATGTCCATTCTGCGGTTGGCCATCATCCAAAACACATTCCACATATAGCAGAACCTTTCAGGATCTTCCAATACAAGGTAATAAGGTATTTATTATTATGCGTAATAGAAAGATGTTTTGTAATAATCCTGACTGTAATCATACTACTTTTGCAGAAAGATTTGATTTCATTTCCGATAAGGCGAAGAAAACACAACGCCTTGAGGATGAAATTGTACGCCTGTCATTAAATTGCAGTTCTGTTGCGGCGTCTAAAACTCTGAGGGAGAATGTTGCGGATGTTGGTAAAAGTACTATCTGCAACCTCTTAAAAAAAAGAAATACCTGTTGTTGATAAGGAGAATGTAATAGCTGTCTGCATTGATGATTTCGCCATTAGGAAACGTGAAAGCTATGGAACAATTATGGTGGATATCTCCAAACGTCAAATAATTGATATGATTAACTCAAGAGATTATGAAACTGTCTGCAAGTGGCTAAAAACATACCCAAATCTTCATGTGGTATCGAGAGACGGGTCTGTCACCTATAATAATGCAATTGCAGATGCACATCCGGGGGCTTTACAAATAAGTGATCGTTTTCACTTACTGAAGAATCTGACCTCATATGGGAAGGAGTATCTAAAAAAGAAGCTAAAGCCACAAATCTTAATACAAGCGGTTAGTCAGGAAACTTCCAATGAAGGAACAGGAACAATTAAACAGGCAGATGAAAATAGAAAACTTACATTAAAAGAGAAATATGAGCGGATAGAACAACTTCTAGCAGCAGGAAAGTGCAAAACAGCAATCTGCCAAAGCATAAATATGGATATACGGGCTTATGATAGGCTGATGTCAATGACGCCCGAAGAAAGAGAATCTTCATTTCAAACAAAGATGATGACCGTGCACGAAGAGAAAGTGAAACAAAAAATGGAACGTGTGAATGAAGTGCGTGAGTTAAAGAAAATAGGTTGTAGCAATCATGAGATATCCAGACGTACTGGACTTAATAGATCAACAATTCGGAGATATCTTGATGAAAACTTTAATCCAGTCCATGCTTCCTATGGCAAAAAGAAAAACGGGAAACTAACACCATACATAAAAGAAATTGATGAATGTCTTGAGAAAGGGATTATGGGTTCTGAGATTGAAAAAAAGATACGTGGGATGGGATATGATGGTTCATCATCAACTGTGCGGCAGTACATAACAGATTGGAAAAGGTGTAGAAAATTATATTACGATAGAAGTAGAGAAGGTGGAAGAAAAACGGAAACAATTGAAAGAAAAAATATTTTTAAGCTATTATACCACCCAATAGAGAATGTGAAGTCAATCAGCCGGGAACAATTTGAAAGGATATGCAATGAATATCCTTGTTTTGAAAAGATACATAGTATAATATGGGAATTTAAAGGACTTCTCACTGGTAAAAATGTTGACGCACTCGATAAATGGATGGAGAAAGCAAAAAAGCTAGGTATACCGGAAATAGACAGTTTTATATGTGGACTTGAACGGGATTTGGATGCCGTGAGGAATGCGATAAAATATGAATATAGCAATGGGCTTGTAGAAGGGAGTATTAATAAACTGAAGGTAATAAAACGAGTTATGTATGGGCGATGCAGTTTTGAAACATTAAGAACCAAAACTCTCCGGCTTGAAAAAATGCGATTGCTCAACTAACTCTGGAAAGAACCATTAATATTAACCATCTTACCCGTACGTGACTCAAAAATATAATATTCAAACAGTTTTTATGGATGAAAATGGTATAAAATATACATAACCACCTTTGCACGAACAGAAGCGAGCTGATTTTGTCGGGCGTACTCTGTACGTAATGCATGCATTCTTGGCGAAATAACAGTCCAAATCTTTTTTTTCTTTCTTTACTCTATCTACGCTCCCTGTGAATTCATTCAGTATAATATAGTAAATTGTGGGACAAAATTTATCAAGCTTTTTAATTATTTTTTATTCTGAGTTTTGTTCACCTGTATATTTAAAATAAACTCCGCTCCAAACGATTTTACAT from Thermoclostridium stercorarium subsp. stercorarium DSM 8532 harbors:
- a CDS encoding ISL3 family transposase; translated protein: MPVVDKENVIAVCIDDFAIRKRESYGTIMVDISKRQIIDMINSRDYETVCKWLKTYPNLHVVSRDGSVTYNNAIADAHPGALQISDRFHLLKNLTSYGKEYLKKKLKPQILIQAVSQETSNEGTGTIKQADENRKLTLKEKYERIEQLLAAGKCKTAICQSINMDIRAYDRLMSMTPEERESSFQTKMMTVHEEKVKQKMERVNEVRELKKIGCSNHEISRRTGLNRSTIRRYLDENFNPVHASYGKKKNGKLTPYIKEIDECLEKGIMGSEIEKKIRGMGYDGSSSTVRQYITDWKRCRKLYYDRSREGGRKTETIERKNIFKLLYHPIENVKSISREQFERICNEYPCFEKIHSIIWEFKGLLTGKNVDALDKWMEKAKKLGIPEIDSFICGLERDLDAVRNAIKYEYSNGLVEGSINKLKVIKRVMYGRCSFETLRTKTLRLEKMRLLN
- a CDS encoding ISL3 family transposase gives rise to the protein MDEFIKQLDQNLDYICHEIINGRCYITVASNRKEVICPFCGWPSSKTHSTYSRTFQDLPIQGNKVFIIMRNRKMFCNNPDCNHTTFAERFDFISDKAKKTQRLEDEIVRLSLNCSSVAASKTLRENVADVGKSTICNLLKKRNTCC